A single genomic interval of Gouania willdenowi chromosome 10, fGouWil2.1, whole genome shotgun sequence harbors:
- the LOC114471507 gene encoding uncharacterized protein LOC114471507, with amino-acid sequence MLIQVRYCQQQKYVKVNDVDGQFDFMEFHEKVIERFCMPPDAKVVYKDTTGTEVDEDIFSDLVSQGSLVLTAFSNDGFSDSSLSSPSEWSESSFSSSASTILLDEVPRKKSRVEGIINAASAKKLIETLLETSSGGKEVLEEYHTTQTLPDATRRLLVNIIVAHMIDKHGHIPTKAIIEEYALGIVTVFPSLKDPYFKKGYEHFYEAASSTGYISWRLKTVKRKSRRGSVAPNSPTGFSQGGGGGGPNLQRSSDVEKQLEGDACQEAISLLNHATDTSLILQKMRETFQHRRKLINDPAKIVDILSIFPRFMDTKGLVNQDFTLLFDDEVSTRLLQKWDPIFRSNVIKEAKQLTSTPELRELVQSAESQPGSDEATTYDKEMASLLLLLYLLPPPPGGPKSPKISASDAVKKLVVFHKSCCSLEEHLRNQQCQQPYLLAVGRQKRNIDSFYISMDKHLIPCQANRFIGAFDFHVCNNYSFDIMHDLLEGVAQYETKLHSEESNVLYLLQKPYWLEALY; translated from the exons ATGCTGATCCAGGTTCGTTACTGCCAACAGCAGAAGTATGTGAAGGTGAATGATGTCGATGGACAGTTTGATTTCATGGAGTTCCatgaaaaag TCATTGAGAGATTTTGCATGCCACCTGACGCAAAAGTAGTGTACAAAGATACAACGGGTACAGAAGTTGATGAAGACATTTTCAGTGACCTTGTCAGCCAAGGCAGTCTGGTTCTAACAGCTTTCTCAAATGATG GGTTTTCCGATTCCTCCTTGTCCTCTCCATCTGAGTGGTCTGAATCTAGCTTCAGTTCAAGTGCATCAACTATACTTCTAGATGAGGTCCCTAGGAAGAAATCCAGAGTTGAAGGAATAATCAATGCAGCGTCTGCTAAAAAG ttGATCGAAACATTACTTGAAACCAGTTCAGGTGGTAAAGAGGTTCTCGAGGAATATCACACAACACAAACTCTTCCAGATGCTACCCGAAGACTACTGGTCAATATAATAGTGGCCCACATGATTGATAAACATGG GCACATCCCCACCAAAGCTATTATAGAAGAATATGCTCTGGGGATAGTGACTGTGTTCCCGTCCCTCAAAGACCCTTACTTCAAGAAAGGCTAT GAACACTTCTATGAAGCTGCAAGCAGCACAGGCTACATTTCTTGGCGTCTGAAGACAGTCAAAAGAAAGAGTCGACGAGGATCTGTAGCTCCAAATAGCCCCACTGGCTTTTCGcaagggggaggaggag GGGGCCCTAATTTGCAACGATCCAGTGATGTTGAGAAGCAGCTTGAGGGAGATGCCTGCCAAGAGGCAATCTCTTTGCTCAACCATGCAACAGACACTTCTTTAATTCTCCAAAAGATGAGAGAGACATTTCAACATCGTCGAAAACTTATCAATGACCCTGCCAAAATTGTTGATATCCTGTCTATCTTCCCAAGATTCATGGATACAAAAGGATTA GTGAATCAAGACTTCACTCTTCTGTTTGATGATGAGGTATCCACCAGACTGCTTCAGAAATGGGATCCGATCTTCAGATCTAACGTCATCAAAGAGGCCAAGCAGCTCACCTCAACACCGGAGCTGCGTGAATTGGTTCAGTCAGCAGAGAGTCAACCAGGAAGTGATGAGGCAACAA CTTATGACAAAGAGATGGCCTCCCTTTTGTTGCTGTTATATCTCCTTCCGCCACCACCTGGGGGACCGAAATCTCCAAAAATAAGCGCCTCTGATGCAGTCAAAAAACTTGTCGTCTTTCACAAg TCTTGCTGCAGTTTGGAGGAGCATCTTCGGAATCAGCAGTGCCAGCAGCCATACCTCCTAGCCGTTGGTCGCCAGAAGAGGAACATCGACAGCTTCTACATCTCCATGGACAAACATCTCATCCCTTGCCAGGCAAACCGTTTCATTGGGGCATTTGATTTCCATGTTTGCAATAACTATTCATTTGATATAATGCATGACCTTCTTGAAGGTGTTGCCCAGTATGAGACCAAACT